The Sphingomonas sp. LY54 genome includes a region encoding these proteins:
- a CDS encoding nitronate monooxygenase, whose product MNPLQQLGVILPIVQAPMAGVSTPELAASVCNAGALGSIGVGATDATGARAMIDETRARTDGAFNVNVFVHATARADAARERHWLEAMQPLFLRYGAEPPSTLRTIYTSFGDDDDMLALLVETAPPVVSFHFGLPSADRIAALKQAGCTLLASATSLAEARLVEAAGIDMVVAQGWEAGGHRGVFDPAGDDDQLGTMALTRLLATQTSLPVIAAGGIMDGAGIRAALRLGAVAAQLGTAFIACPESSADESYRAALVSESSHHTTMTGVISGRPARCLANHFTRWGAECTLPAPDYPIAYDAGKALHAAAKAAGEYGFGAHWAGQGAPLHRPMPAGTLVELLWRETSSTHD is encoded by the coding sequence ATGAACCCGCTTCAGCAGCTCGGAGTAATCCTACCGATCGTGCAGGCACCAATGGCTGGTGTATCCACGCCTGAGCTGGCCGCCTCCGTCTGCAACGCCGGTGCCTTGGGTTCAATCGGTGTCGGCGCGACAGACGCGACCGGTGCTCGCGCAATGATCGATGAAACACGCGCACGGACAGATGGGGCGTTCAACGTCAACGTGTTCGTGCATGCCACCGCCCGCGCCGACGCAGCACGGGAACGGCACTGGCTGGAAGCCATGCAACCGCTGTTCCTGCGTTATGGAGCCGAGCCTCCGTCCACGCTGAGGACGATCTACACCAGCTTCGGGGACGATGATGACATGCTGGCGTTGCTCGTCGAGACGGCTCCACCGGTCGTCAGCTTCCACTTTGGCCTACCCTCAGCGGATCGCATTGCGGCGCTGAAACAAGCGGGCTGCACCTTACTCGCGTCCGCGACCAGCTTGGCGGAAGCGCGCCTTGTAGAGGCGGCCGGGATCGACATGGTCGTAGCGCAGGGCTGGGAGGCAGGCGGACACCGGGGCGTGTTCGATCCAGCCGGTGACGACGATCAGCTTGGCACAATGGCTCTGACGCGATTGCTGGCAACGCAGACGAGCCTACCCGTGATCGCGGCAGGCGGCATCATGGACGGCGCGGGTATCCGCGCAGCACTGAGGCTTGGGGCAGTGGCCGCGCAGCTCGGCACGGCCTTTATCGCTTGCCCTGAGAGTAGCGCCGACGAGAGCTATCGCGCCGCGCTAGTCAGCGAGAGTTCCCATCACACAACCATGACCGGCGTCATATCAGGCCGCCCGGCCCGTTGTCTGGCCAACCACTTCACGCGATGGGGTGCGGAATGTACGCTCCCCGCGCCCGACTACCCGATCGCTTACGACGCCGGGAAAGCACTCCACGCAGCAGCAAAGGCGGCGGGCGAATACGGCTTCGGTGCACATTGGGCTGGGCAAGGTGCACCGCTGCACCGACCCATGCCAGCTGGCACTCTGGTTGAGCTGCTCTGGAGAGAGACGTCGAGCACTCATGACTGA
- a CDS encoding prolyl oligopeptidase family serine peptidase: MLRQILPVAAFLFTVAAAPAVADDPYLWLEEIEGERALTQVKAWNKTTEDLLAKSPNFEQHRARARAILDDEQQIAAPEDVMGGYVTNLWRDAANPRGLWRISPLGAYVAGKPQWRTLIDVDALGKHEGKSWVWHGADCLAPAYTRCLVSLSPGGTDADVVREFDVTAGKFIDGGFALPEAKSNVAWVDENKLLVVTNYGPDSLTTSGYGRIAKLWQRGTPLAQAKTIFEGEKTDVSTSPFAVQDGEKRWTFVGRGKTFWTNDLSLLTADGRLVKTPLPDTANFQDVIGGRMIALLQAPLGAIPAGSVVAYSLADIAAGRAVAPELVMAPSKSQAIEEVSASDNVLWVKALDDVSGKLFALRRGADGKWASQAMPLAANSTIHLSGVAGQRDIAFATVEGMLIPPALYAVDGSGKAQLVQSLPARFDASAFTVEQRFATSKDGTRVPYFLVRKKGTKGAVPALIHAYGGFRAAQTPTYLTGQPYRAGPLGLFWTESGNAYVLANIRGGGEYGPAWHESVLKENRQKSFDDLHAVAEDLVRTGVSAKRKIAISGRSNGGVLVGAALTQRPDLYGAVISGSPLHDMKRYSHLLAGASWMDEYGDPDKPEDWAYLSKYSPYQNVKPGVKYPPVFFYLSTKDDRVHPGHARKMAARLLEYGNPVYYHEYLEGGHSVGADHAEDAYRAALLNAFLNRELSGQGK, translated from the coding sequence TTGCTTCGCCAGATCCTGCCCGTCGCCGCCTTCTTGTTCACGGTCGCCGCTGCGCCCGCCGTGGCCGACGATCCCTATCTTTGGCTCGAGGAGATCGAGGGCGAGCGGGCGCTGACGCAGGTCAAGGCCTGGAACAAGACGACCGAGGATCTGCTCGCGAAGTCGCCCAATTTCGAGCAACACCGCGCCCGCGCCCGGGCCATCCTCGACGACGAACAGCAGATCGCCGCGCCCGAGGACGTGATGGGCGGCTACGTCACCAATTTGTGGCGCGACGCGGCCAATCCGCGCGGCCTGTGGCGGATCTCGCCGCTCGGCGCCTATGTCGCCGGCAAGCCGCAATGGCGCACGCTGATCGACGTCGACGCATTGGGCAAGCACGAGGGCAAGAGCTGGGTCTGGCACGGCGCCGACTGCCTCGCGCCCGCCTACACGCGCTGCCTGGTCTCGCTCTCGCCCGGAGGCACCGACGCCGATGTCGTGCGCGAGTTCGATGTCACCGCGGGCAAGTTCATCGACGGCGGCTTCGCGCTGCCCGAGGCCAAGAGCAATGTGGCCTGGGTCGACGAGAACAAGCTGCTGGTCGTCACCAATTACGGCCCCGACTCGCTCACCACCTCGGGCTATGGCCGCATCGCCAAATTGTGGCAGCGGGGCACGCCGCTCGCGCAGGCCAAGACGATCTTCGAGGGCGAGAAGACCGACGTTTCGACCTCGCCCTTCGCCGTCCAGGACGGCGAGAAGCGCTGGACCTTCGTCGGCCGGGGCAAGACCTTCTGGACCAACGATCTGTCGCTGCTCACCGCCGACGGCCGGCTGGTGAAGACGCCGCTCCCTGACACCGCCAATTTCCAGGACGTGATCGGCGGCCGCATGATCGCTTTGCTGCAGGCGCCGCTCGGCGCGATCCCGGCCGGCTCGGTCGTCGCTTATTCGCTCGCCGACATCGCCGCCGGCCGCGCCGTCGCGCCTGAGCTCGTCATGGCGCCGAGCAAGAGCCAGGCGATCGAGGAAGTCTCGGCCAGCGACAACGTCCTGTGGGTGAAGGCGCTCGACGACGTGTCGGGCAAGTTGTTCGCATTGCGCCGCGGCGCAGACGGCAAATGGGCGAGCCAGGCGATGCCGCTCGCCGCGAACAGCACGATCCACCTCTCCGGCGTCGCAGGCCAGCGCGACATCGCCTTCGCCACCGTCGAGGGGATGCTGATCCCACCGGCGCTCTATGCGGTGGACGGCAGCGGCAAGGCGCAGCTCGTGCAAAGCCTGCCGGCGCGCTTCGATGCCAGCGCCTTTACCGTCGAGCAGCGCTTCGCGACGTCGAAGGACGGCACCCGCGTGCCTTATTTTCTCGTCCGCAAGAAGGGGACCAAGGGCGCGGTCCCGGCGCTGATCCATGCTTATGGCGGCTTCCGCGCCGCGCAGACGCCGACCTACCTCACCGGCCAGCCCTACCGCGCCGGGCCGCTCGGCCTGTTCTGGACGGAGAGCGGCAACGCCTATGTCCTCGCCAACATCCGCGGCGGCGGCGAGTACGGCCCGGCCTGGCATGAGTCCGTCCTCAAGGAGAACCGGCAGAAGAGCTTCGACGATCTTCACGCGGTCGCCGAGGACCTCGTCCGGACCGGCGTCAGCGCGAAGCGCAAGATCGCGATCTCGGGCCGCTCCAACGGCGGCGTCCTGGTCGGCGCGGCGCTGACGCAGCGGCCGGATCTCTACGGCGCGGTCATCTCGGGCTCGCCGCTGCACGACATGAAGCGTTACTCGCACCTGCTCGCCGGCGCGTCGTGGATGGACGAATATGGCGATCCCGATAAGCCGGAGGATTGGGCCTATCTTTCGAAATATTCGCCCTACCAGAATGTGAAGCCGGGCGTGAAATATCCACCGGTCTTCTTCTACCTCTCGACCAAGGACGACCGCGTCCATCCCGGCCACGCCCGCAAGATGGCGGCGCGGCTGCTCGAATATGGCAACCCGGTCTATTACCACGAATATCTGGAGGGCGGCCATTCGGTCGGCGCCGACCATGCCGAGGACGCCTATCGCGCGGCCTTGCTCAACGCCTTCCTCAATCGCGAGCTGAGCGGGCAGGGCAAGTGA
- the nadA gene encoding quinolinate synthase NadA, whose protein sequence is MNAPNMSLKGLDLRAEIDRLRKERNAVILAHYYQAPEIQDLADFVGDSLDLSRKAAATEADVIAFCGVRFMAETAKILSPDKIVILPDMDAGCSLEDSCPPDQFAAFRAKHPDHIALTYINCSADVKALSDIIVTSSSAEIILSQIPPEQKIIFGPDKHLGGYLVRKTGRDMLLWPGVCIVHEAFSETELLKLKAQHPGAPVLAHPECPAHIVEHADLVGSTKAILDYALSSDADTLIVATEPHIIHQMEKAAPHKLFIGAPGADGNCNCNMCPYMALNTLEKLYVALRDLEPRIEMDEELRLRAKKSLDAMLDMAGRTVGQGDVGRPIFAGD, encoded by the coding sequence ATGAACGCACCCAATATGAGCCTGAAGGGGCTGGACCTTCGCGCCGAGATCGACCGGCTGCGCAAGGAGCGCAACGCCGTCATCCTCGCCCATTATTACCAGGCGCCGGAAATCCAGGACCTCGCCGATTTCGTCGGCGACAGCCTCGACCTCAGCCGCAAGGCGGCGGCGACCGAGGCTGACGTCATCGCCTTTTGCGGCGTCCGCTTCATGGCCGAGACCGCCAAGATCCTGAGCCCCGACAAGATCGTCATCCTGCCCGACATGGACGCCGGCTGCAGCCTCGAGGACAGCTGTCCGCCCGATCAGTTCGCCGCGTTCCGGGCCAAGCATCCCGACCATATCGCGCTCACCTACATCAACTGCTCGGCGGACGTGAAAGCGCTCAGCGACATCATCGTCACCTCGTCCTCGGCCGAGATTATTTTGAGCCAGATCCCGCCCGAGCAGAAGATCATCTTCGGCCCCGACAAGCATCTCGGCGGCTACCTCGTTCGCAAGACCGGCCGCGACATGCTGCTCTGGCCGGGCGTGTGCATCGTCCACGAGGCCTTCTCGGAAACCGAGCTGCTGAAGCTGAAGGCGCAGCATCCCGGCGCGCCCGTGCTGGCCCACCCGGAATGCCCGGCCCATATCGTCGAACATGCCGACCTGGTCGGATCGACAAAGGCGATCCTCGATTACGCGCTGAGCAGCGACGCCGACACCCTGATCGTCGCGACCGAGCCGCACATCATTCACCAGATGGAGAAAGCGGCGCCGCACAAGCTGTTCATCGGCGCGCCCGGCGCGGACGGGAATTGCAACTGCAACATGTGCCCGTACATGGCGCTCAACACGCTCGAGAAGCTCTACGTCGCGTTGCGCGACCTCGAGCCGCGCATCGAGATGGACGAGGAGCTTCGCCTGCGCGCCAAGAAGTCGCTCGATGCGATGCTCGACATGGCCGGCCGCACCGTCGGCCAGGGCGATGTCGGGCGGCCGATTTTCGCCGGGGACTGA
- a CDS encoding DUF4112 domain-containing protein, with protein MPTPQEQFEALAGQLPIGRDPASVRRRLEAVEAVLERAFVVPGINRPIGLDAILGLVPVLGDVITAAMGAWLVWEGRNLGMSKFHIARMAGNVGVDTALGAIPFVGDLFDFVYRSNTRNLRIIKRWLDKHHPETMLVEGEIVRR; from the coding sequence ATGCCCACGCCGCAGGAACAGTTCGAGGCGCTCGCCGGCCAATTGCCGATCGGCCGGGATCCGGCGTCGGTGCGGCGCCGACTCGAAGCGGTAGAAGCTGTGCTTGAGCGCGCCTTCGTCGTGCCCGGCATCAACCGCCCGATCGGCCTCGACGCGATCCTCGGCCTGGTGCCGGTGCTCGGCGACGTCATCACCGCCGCGATGGGCGCCTGGCTCGTCTGGGAGGGGCGGAACCTCGGCATGTCCAAGTTCCACATCGCCCGGATGGCGGGCAATGTCGGGGTCGACACGGCGCTCGGCGCGATTCCGTTCGTCGGCGACCTGTTCGACTTCGTCTACCGTTCCAACACCCGCAACCTGCGCATCATCAAGCGCTGGCTCGACAAGCATCATCCTGAGACGATGCTGGTCGAGGGCGAGATCGTGCGCCGCTAA
- the nadC gene encoding carboxylating nicotinate-nucleotide diphosphorylase, translating into MSFTLDRFDLDRFVAETLAEDLGDHGDITSSAVIPADALFRGVMDSRDAIVVAGLPIAEAFFRALDPDVEIELLAKDGDRVAAGTHLMRLTGRARALLTAERSALNTLQHLSGVATLTGAYVDAMAGTGAVLLDTRKTIPGLRVLEKYATRMGGAQNHRMRLDDAAMIKDNHVAVAGGVEEAVRRAVGAGIARIIVEVDRLDQIEPALGAGATHLLLDNMDAGMLREAVALVGGRVPTESSGGVTLETIRAKAETGVTYISVGRLTQSAPAADIGLDFEPA; encoded by the coding sequence GTGAGCTTCACGCTCGACCGGTTCGACCTCGACCGCTTCGTTGCCGAGACGCTGGCCGAGGATCTCGGCGATCATGGCGACATCACCTCGTCGGCGGTGATCCCGGCTGACGCGCTGTTCCGCGGCGTGATGGACAGTCGCGACGCGATCGTCGTCGCAGGGCTGCCGATCGCGGAGGCGTTCTTTCGCGCGCTCGATCCCGACGTGGAGATCGAACTGCTGGCGAAGGACGGCGACAGGGTCGCTGCCGGAACCCATCTGATGCGCCTGACCGGCAGGGCGCGGGCGCTGCTCACCGCCGAGCGGTCCGCGCTCAACACGCTTCAGCACCTCTCCGGAGTGGCAACGCTGACCGGCGCCTATGTCGACGCCATGGCCGGCACCGGCGCGGTCTTGCTCGACACCCGAAAGACGATCCCGGGCCTGCGCGTGCTCGAGAAATATGCGACCCGCATGGGCGGCGCGCAGAACCACCGCATGCGGCTCGACGACGCGGCGATGATCAAGGACAACCATGTCGCCGTCGCCGGCGGGGTCGAGGAAGCGGTGCGGCGCGCCGTCGGCGCGGGCATCGCGCGGATCATCGTCGAGGTCGACCGGCTCGACCAGATCGAGCCCGCGCTCGGCGCCGGGGCGACGCACCTACTGCTCGACAATATGGACGCGGGAATGCTGCGCGAGGCGGTGGCGCTCGTCGGCGGGCGCGTCCCGACCGAGTCGAGCGGTGGCGTGACGCTGGAGACGATCCGCGCCAAGGCGGAGACGGGGGTCACCTACATTTCGGTCGGGCGCCTCACCCAGTCGGCGCCCGCCGCCGACATCGGGCTCGACTTCGAACCGGCCTGA
- a CDS encoding ABC transporter substrate-binding protein, with the protein MKIRVRLAGLAAALALVGGCGPQESGPIAVSAIGAAPRLVNPNLEPLDAPSAFLLDAAAQGLVRFDATGQVEPALAQSWIVSDDGLRYTFRLARVQWANGGRVTAAEVVERLRAAGSRASKNPLKPVLGAVAEIEAMTDDVLEISLKAPRPNFLQLLAQPEMAIIRRGAGTGPFRAQFQGDGSVILTMHRADEEESESNHAPDIRLRGERAALAVARFVDGGADLVTGGTLGDLPIARAAQPAAAVRRVDPVAGILGFAFTGSGGLWDDPAARTALTMAIDRDAFVTDLGIQDLLPRTSLVPAGIDELPAPALPAWASNPQPMRREAAARVIADLAGGEPVTLRVALPPGPGYRLLFAYLRRDWRAIGVTAQAVGPAAKADLRLIDAVAPTSIATWYLRHFTCDASPICSPEADQQLAAAREAATVAERTQHLAEADRLIGELAVFIPVTAPIRWHLVAQRLEGFRPNAFARRFPASLVAARP; encoded by the coding sequence ATGAAGATTCGCGTGAGATTGGCCGGCCTTGCCGCGGCATTGGCGCTCGTCGGCGGATGCGGTCCGCAGGAAAGCGGCCCGATCGCGGTCAGCGCGATCGGGGCGGCCCCCCGCCTCGTGAACCCCAATCTAGAGCCCCTCGACGCGCCGTCCGCGTTCCTGCTCGATGCGGCGGCCCAGGGGCTGGTGCGGTTCGACGCCACTGGCCAGGTCGAGCCGGCGCTCGCGCAGAGCTGGATCGTCTCCGACGACGGCCTTCGCTACACGTTCCGCCTCGCCCGGGTGCAATGGGCCAATGGCGGCCGCGTGACAGCCGCCGAGGTCGTCGAACGGCTGCGCGCCGCCGGCAGCCGCGCCAGCAAGAACCCGCTGAAGCCGGTGCTCGGCGCGGTCGCCGAGATCGAGGCGATGACCGACGATGTGCTCGAGATCAGCTTGAAGGCGCCCCGGCCCAATTTCCTGCAATTGCTCGCCCAGCCCGAAATGGCGATCATCCGCCGCGGCGCCGGCACCGGCCCGTTCCGGGCCCAGTTCCAGGGCGATGGCAGCGTCATCCTCACCATGCACCGTGCGGACGAGGAGGAGAGCGAAAGCAATCATGCGCCCGACATTCGGCTGCGGGGCGAGCGCGCCGCTCTGGCGGTCGCGCGCTTCGTCGACGGCGGGGCGGACTTGGTGACCGGCGGTACTCTGGGCGACCTGCCGATCGCGCGCGCCGCGCAACCCGCGGCCGCGGTGCGGCGCGTCGATCCGGTCGCCGGGATCCTCGGCTTCGCCTTCACCGGCAGCGGCGGCCTCTGGGACGATCCGGCCGCCCGGACGGCGCTCACCATGGCCATCGATCGCGACGCCTTCGTCACGGATCTCGGCATACAGGACCTGCTGCCGCGCACGTCGCTCGTACCGGCCGGGATCGACGAACTGCCCGCGCCGGCCCTGCCCGCCTGGGCGTCCAATCCCCAACCGATGCGGCGCGAGGCCGCCGCCCGCGTGATAGCCGACCTAGCCGGCGGCGAGCCCGTCACACTGCGCGTCGCGCTGCCGCCCGGGCCGGGCTATCGGCTCCTGTTCGCCTATCTGCGGCGCGACTGGCGGGCGATCGGCGTGACGGCGCAGGCAGTGGGTCCGGCGGCCAAGGCCGATCTCCGGCTGATCGACGCCGTCGCCCCGACCAGCATCGCCACCTGGTACCTGCGCCACTTCACCTGCGACGCCAGCCCGATCTGCAGCCCGGAGGCCGATCAGCAGCTCGCCGCGGCGCGTGAAGCCGCCACCGTCGCGGAGCGCACCCAGCACCTCGCCGAGGCCGACCGGCTGATCGGCGAGCTTGCCGTGTTCATTCCGGTCACCGCGCCGATCCGCTGGCATCTCGTGGCGCAAAGGCTCGAGGGCTTCCGTCCCAATGCGTTCGCGCGCCGCTTTCCCGCTTCGCTGGTTGCAGCGCGGCCCTGA
- a CDS encoding integration host factor subunit beta, translating to MIRSELVQKLCDDHPDLTVKEIERVVSSFYDSIIAQLQKGGRVELRGFGAFSTRERDARKGRNPRTGDSVDVAAKRVPYFKPGKEMRERLNV from the coding sequence TTGATCCGTTCCGAGCTTGTCCAGAAATTGTGCGACGACCATCCCGATCTGACCGTCAAGGAGATCGAGCGGGTGGTGTCCTCCTTCTACGATTCGATCATCGCGCAGCTGCAAAAGGGTGGCCGCGTCGAGCTGCGCGGCTTCGGCGCCTTCTCGACCCGCGAGCGCGACGCCCGCAAGGGCCGCAACCCGCGCACCGGCGATTCCGTCGACGTCGCGGCCAAGCGCGTGCCCTATTTTAAGCCGGGCAAGGAAATGCGCGAGCGCCTCAACGTCTGA
- the rpsA gene encoding 30S ribosomal protein S1 produces MATTANPTRDDFAALLNETLGGENEGFEGRVVKGTVTAIENDMAVIDVGLKSEGRVALREFAAPGQKADLKVGDEVEVYVDRVENHQGEAMLSRDRARREAAWDKLEKEFTETARVEGVIFGRVKGGFTVDLNGAVAFLPGSQVDIRPVRDVTPLMDIPQPFQILKMDRRRGNIVVSRRAILEETRAEQRTGLIQSLAEGQVIDGVVKNITDYGAFVDLGGIDGLLHVTDLSYKRVGHPSEMINIGDTVKVQIIRINRETQRISLGMKQLESDPWEGAQAKYPIGGVFSGRVTNITEYGAFVELEAGIEGLVHVSEMSWTKKNVHPGKIVSTSQEVDVAILEVDEDKRRISLGLKQAQANPWAAFAETHPVGTEVEGEVKNATEFGLFIGLDGDVDGMVHMSDIAWGISGEDALNLHHKGEMVKAVVLDVDVEKERISLGMKQLERGGVATGGSGSGVNKNDVVTVTVLEVRDGGLEVQVGDDGATGFLKRTDLGRDRDEQRPERFQVGQKFDAMVIGFDRSKKPNFSVKAMQIAEEKQAVAQYGSSDSGASLGDILGEALKQKNS; encoded by the coding sequence ATGGCCACTACGGCAAATCCGACCCGCGACGATTTCGCGGCTCTCCTCAACGAAACGCTCGGCGGCGAGAACGAAGGCTTCGAAGGCCGCGTCGTCAAGGGCACCGTCACCGCGATCGAGAACGACATGGCCGTCATCGACGTCGGCCTGAAGTCCGAAGGCCGCGTCGCGCTGCGCGAATTCGCCGCGCCGGGCCAGAAGGCTGACCTCAAGGTCGGCGACGAAGTCGAAGTCTATGTCGACCGCGTCGAGAACCACCAGGGCGAAGCGATGCTGTCGCGCGACCGCGCACGCCGCGAAGCCGCCTGGGACAAGCTCGAAAAGGAATTCACCGAGACCGCCCGCGTCGAGGGCGTGATCTTCGGCCGCGTCAAGGGCGGCTTCACCGTCGACCTCAACGGCGCCGTCGCCTTCCTGCCCGGTTCGCAGGTCGACATCCGCCCGGTCCGCGACGTCACCCCGCTGATGGACATCCCGCAGCCCTTCCAGATCCTGAAGATGGATCGCCGCCGCGGCAACATCGTCGTGTCGCGCCGCGCCATCCTCGAGGAAACCCGCGCCGAACAGCGCACCGGCCTCATCCAGAGCCTGGCCGAGGGCCAGGTGATCGACGGCGTCGTCAAGAACATCACCGATTATGGTGCGTTCGTTGACCTCGGCGGCATCGACGGCCTGCTCCACGTCACCGATTTGAGCTACAAGCGCGTCGGCCACCCGTCGGAGATGATCAACATCGGCGACACGGTGAAGGTGCAGATCATCCGCATCAACCGCGAGACCCAGCGCATCAGCCTCGGCATGAAGCAGCTCGAGAGCGATCCGTGGGAGGGCGCGCAGGCCAAATATCCGATCGGCGGCGTCTTCTCGGGCCGTGTCACGAACATCACCGAATATGGTGCGTTCGTCGAGCTCGAGGCCGGCATCGAGGGCCTCGTCCACGTCTCCGAGATGAGCTGGACCAAGAAGAACGTCCACCCGGGCAAGATCGTCTCGACCAGCCAAGAAGTCGACGTTGCGATCCTCGAGGTCGACGAGGACAAGCGTCGCATCAGCCTTGGCCTCAAGCAGGCGCAGGCCAATCCGTGGGCGGCCTTCGCCGAGACCCACCCGGTCGGCACCGAGGTCGAGGGCGAAGTCAAGAACGCGACCGAGTTCGGCCTGTTCATCGGCCTCGACGGCGATGTCGACGGCATGGTCCACATGTCGGACATCGCCTGGGGCATTTCGGGCGAGGACGCGCTCAATCTCCACCACAAGGGCGAGATGGTGAAGGCGGTCGTGCTCGACGTCGACGTCGAGAAGGAGCGCATCAGCCTCGGCATGAAGCAGCTTGAGCGCGGCGGCGTCGCCACCGGCGGCAGCGGCTCGGGCGTCAACAAGAACGACGTCGTCACCGTCACCGTGCTCGAAGTGCGCGACGGCGGCCTCGAGGTTCAGGTCGGCGACGACGGCGCGACCGGGTTCCTGAAGCGCACCGATCTCGGCCGCGACCGCGACGAGCAGCGTCCGGAGCGTTTCCAGGTCGGCCAGAAGTTCGACGCGATGGTGATCGGCTTCGATCGCTCGAAGAAGCCCAACTTCTCGGTCAAGGCGATGCAGATCGCCGAAGAGAAGCAGGCGGTCGCGCAGTACGGCTCGTCCGATTCGGGCGCGTCGCTCGGCGACATCCTCGGCGAGGCCCTCAAGCAAAAGAACTCCTAA
- a CDS encoding DNA-packaging protein, translating into MTYEEADFGDLLRRAGAVCGSDADAWERFVGGLPEPVRRRIAEEFFWQAHGGQEEPPASGGGWRVWLLMAGRGFGKTRAGAEWVSARARAMPEAEIALVGASRDEVRRVMVEGPSGLIAVARSDEALEWVPTRGSLRFASGARAFVYSAAAPDQLRGPQHHFAWCDEIAKWRRGEEAWDNLMMGLRMGARPRAMVTTTPKPVAIVRRLRALADCIETNGRTADNVHMAAAFRDWAEATYGGTRLGRQELDGVLFEEPEGALWTRATIEAARAGRPEALVRVVVGVDPPASAAGDACGIVVCGLGADGVSYVLADRSVSGLRPEGWAQAVVWAAAAWEADRVVAEKNQGGYMVESVLRGVEAGLPVTTVSASRGKAARAEPIAARFEQGKAKLAGRFPELEDELAGLMAAGGYEGPGRSPDRADAMVWALTELARPQAEPRLRCF; encoded by the coding sequence ATGACCTACGAGGAAGCCGATTTCGGGGATCTGCTGCGGCGGGCGGGGGCGGTGTGCGGGAGTGACGCGGACGCTTGGGAGCGGTTCGTGGGCGGGTTGCCCGAGCCGGTGCGGCGGCGGATCGCGGAGGAATTCTTCTGGCAGGCGCATGGCGGGCAGGAGGAGCCTCCGGCCTCCGGGGGCGGCTGGCGGGTGTGGCTGCTGATGGCCGGGCGCGGCTTCGGCAAGACCCGGGCGGGCGCGGAATGGGTGAGCGCGCGGGCGCGGGCGATGCCGGAGGCGGAGATCGCTTTGGTCGGCGCGAGCCGCGACGAGGTGCGGCGGGTGATGGTCGAGGGACCGAGCGGACTGATCGCGGTGGCGCGGAGCGACGAGGCGCTGGAGTGGGTGCCGACGCGGGGGAGCTTGCGCTTCGCCTCGGGCGCTCGCGCCTTCGTCTATTCGGCGGCGGCGCCCGACCAGCTGCGCGGGCCGCAGCACCATTTCGCCTGGTGCGACGAGATCGCCAAATGGCGGCGGGGCGAGGAGGCGTGGGACAATCTGATGATGGGGCTGCGCATGGGGGCGCGGCCGCGGGCGATGGTGACGACGACGCCCAAGCCGGTGGCGATCGTGCGGCGGCTCCGGGCGCTTGCCGACTGTATCGAGACCAATGGGCGGACCGCGGACAATGTCCATATGGCGGCGGCGTTCCGCGACTGGGCGGAGGCGACCTATGGCGGCACGCGGCTCGGGCGGCAGGAGCTGGACGGGGTCTTGTTCGAGGAGCCGGAGGGGGCGCTGTGGACGCGGGCAACGATCGAGGCGGCGCGGGCGGGGCGGCCCGAGGCCTTGGTGCGGGTGGTGGTGGGCGTCGATCCGCCGGCGAGCGCGGCGGGCGACGCGTGCGGGATCGTGGTGTGCGGGCTGGGGGCGGACGGAGTGTCCTATGTGCTGGCCGATCGCTCGGTGAGCGGGCTCAGGCCCGAAGGGTGGGCGCAGGCGGTGGTGTGGGCGGCGGCGGCCTGGGAGGCGGACCGGGTGGTGGCCGAGAAGAACCAGGGCGGCTACATGGTCGAGAGCGTGCTGCGCGGGGTCGAGGCCGGGCTGCCGGTGACGACGGTGAGCGCGAGCCGCGGCAAGGCGGCGCGGGCCGAGCCGATCGCGGCGCGGTTCGAGCAGGGCAAGGCGAAGCTCGCCGGGCGCTTTCCCGAGCTCGAGGACGAGCTCGCCGGGCTGATGGCGGCGGGCGGCTATGAGGGGCCGGGGCGCAGCCCGGACCGGGCCGACGCGATGGTGTGGGCGCTGACCGAGCTCGCGCGCCCGCAGGCCGAGCCGCGGCTGCGCTGTTTCTAG
- a CDS encoding PilZ domain-containing protein, with protein sequence MPDDPERSDDYRERRSARMPVSTRAELRHGNWYSVEVKVRDVSRCGFMAECNEPVQIGSHVSLEVPGIGPVHAQVRWQIGGRMGGLFLDPISLNRCEWTAVRTEPPQAA encoded by the coding sequence ATGCCGGACGACCCCGAACGTTCAGACGATTACCGCGAGCGGCGCTCCGCCCGGATGCCGGTGTCCACGCGGGCCGAGCTGCGTCACGGCAATTGGTACAGCGTCGAGGTCAAGGTGCGCGACGTCTCGCGATGCGGCTTCATGGCCGAGTGCAACGAGCCGGTCCAGATCGGCAGCCACGTATCGCTGGAGGTGCCCGGGATCGGGCCGGTCCACGCGCAGGTGCGCTGGCAGATCGGCGGCCGCATGGGCGGCCTTTTCCTCGATCCGATCAGTCTCAACCGCTGCGAATGGACCGCAGTGCGCACGGAGCCGCCTCAGGCTGCGTGA